The DNA region TTTGAAGTGCTGAACAAGAGCAAGCCACACATAGATCATCTGCGTGTCTTTGGATGTCTATGTTATGTCTGGGTTCCAGGAGAACAGAGAAACAAGTTGGAGGCAAAGAGCACTAAAGCAATGCTCATTGGGTACTCAGTAACTCAGAAGGGGTACAAGTGCTATGATCCAGCAACCAGGAGAGTGTTGGTGTCTAGAGATGTTAAGTTCATAGAGACCAAGGGGTATTATGAAGAAAAGAATTGGAAAGACTTGGAAGATCTGTCTCAAGAACCAAGAAACATGGCAGAGAATCTGAGGAACATATTGGAAAGGCTTGGGGTAAACATGTCCCATGATAAGGTTAGAGAACCTGAAAGAACATCTCTCCTTGATCATGAGGGGGGAAATGAGTCTGAATCAGGAGTGCAAGAGCAGCACCAAGGGGATTCAGGTCATCATGATCAAGTGGTGACACAAGAAGTAGAGAATTTTCCTCAGGTCAGTGTGGATGAGCAAGGAGAGGTTCATGATCAAGAGGAGGTGAGTGAGACAGAACCAGAGGGTCACGCAGAGGTTCATACTGAGGAACAGGTTCAACCATTGAGGAGGAGCACACGGATAAAGAGGGATGCTTCcaactgggtaaacacgagagtgtactacaatgcccaggctGTGGAGCATCCTTCTCAAGCTGTGTGTTCCTTTGCTGAGTTTCCAGAGGAGCATTATGCCTTTATGATTAGTCTGGATGAGAGTTATGTACCAAGGACTTATGAAGAAGCTATGTTAGACAAGGAATGGAAAGAATCAGTGGGAGCTGAAGCAGGTGCTATGATCAaaaatgatacatggtatgagagtgagctGCCTAAGGGAAAGAGGGCTGTATCTAGTAGATGGATCTTCACAATCAAGTATCTTGCAAATGGACAGATTGATAGGAAGAAGACCAGATTGGTTGCAAGAGGATTTACACAGACCTAtggagaggattacattgatacctttgcaccagtagctaagCTACATACAGTTCGGATTGTGTTGTCCATTGCAACAAACTTGGAGTGGGATTTgtggcagatggatgtgaagaatgctttcttACAAGGTGAGCTAGACGATGAGGTATACATGCTTCCTCCTCCTGGTCTTGAGCATCTAGTAAAACCAGGAAATGTTTTGAGATTGAAGAAGGCAATCTATGGGCTGAAGCAGTCTCCTAGAGCTTGGTACAGGAAGCTGAGTACAACCCTGAATGGCAGAGGATTCAGGAAGTCTGAACTGGATCATACACTCTTCACTTTGGTTACTCCATCAGGGATCATTGTGATACTGGTATATGTGGATGATTTGATTATCACAGGGAGTGATAAGGCTGGGATTAAAGCCACTAAAGAGTTCCTCAAGTCTGTGTTTGATATCAAAGACTTGGGAGAGATGAAGTATTTCTTGGGGATTGAGATATGCAGATCCAAGGAGGGTTTGTTTATGTGTCAAAGGAAGTATACAATGGATATGCTGAAGGAGACTGATGTACTTGGAGGAAAGGTAGCAAAGACACCTCTTGAGGAGGGGTATAAGGTGTTGCGTGAGGGGGAGGTTGAAGAGAACCAGTTGTTTGAGGATGCTAAGCTGTATAGGAAGATGGTTGGCAAGCTGATCTACTTGACCATTACTAGGCCAGATATATGCTTTGTTGTGAACCAAGTGAGTCAACATATGCAGGCGCCAAAGGTCCATCACTGGAAGATGGTTGGCAAGCTGATCTACTTGACAATTACTAGGCCAGATATATGCTTTGTTGTGAACCAAGTGAGTCAACATATGCAGGCGCCAAAGGTCCATCACTGGAAGATGGTTGATAGGATACTGAGGTATCTAAGTGGGATGGCTGGACAAGGAGTTTGGATGGGCTTTAATGGCAGTACAGAAGTGGTTGGGTATTGTGATGGTGATTGGGCAGGAGATAGAGTGGACAGGAGATCAACTACTGGGTATTGTACATTCATTGGAGGGAACTTGGTTACTTGGAAGAGTAAGGAGCAGAAGGGTATCTCCTGTTCAagtgctgaagctgagtatagagccATGTTGAAGCTGACAAACGAGTTGGTGTGGATCAAGGGGATCTTGAAGCATCTAGAGATTGAGCAGAGTACTCCTatgactatgcattgtgacaatCAAGCAGCTATCCACATTGCCTCCaactcagtgtttcatgagagAACAAAGCACATAGAGGTGGACTGTCAtaaggtgaggcagatgattATCTTAGGAGTGGTTCTACCATGTTATACAAGAAGAGAAGATCAGCTTACAGATGTGTTTACCAAGGCAGCGAGATTGAAGACAATGGAGTCCATACTATCCAGGCTTGGACTCATTGATCTTACTCCAAGGAGCTGAGCCCCTTAACCATGGAGTCtccactctttttccctcatcaaagttttatcccaatgggttttctttggtgaggtttttaatgagggaggtcttcatggtttccaagcttgacttgtcCCACATgttcaagcttgagggggagtgttgagatgaggtAATAAAGAGAGGAGACATTGATAGAGAAAGAGGATTGAGGCATACAGTAACTTTAGAGTTTTACCACAGTAACTTTAGTTTTACTGTGGTAACTCAGTTAAAGCTTGGAAAGTGATCTTGCTTCACTTTGGAGAGTTACCCACGACCAAGGAGCTCTTGGATAAGGAAGGAGCAGTCTGGATAAGGTTTCCTCAAGCTAGAGAGGCTGGAGACAGGCTGTAAAGTAGACAGCATCTAGTAAAAGATGCCAAAGGGATCAAGCATGTGAAGACTCCCATTGGATGCTTTTGGATGGCTCTCTTTGACTACACATGCTCTGAATCTCTCTCTTATCTTATGGATTTCGAAATGTATTGTTTCACACACATAAATATGTTGTAACCTCATCTTTAATAATTAATGGAGttttgagtctctctctctttcttattctctctaaaactcttaTTCTCTTAAACATTATACAAATCACTCAGATTAATTATTAAACACACTTTAAACACAAAAGTATTTACTCCTGGTATGGAATTACTGGTTAAACCAAGAAATATCCTTAGATTGAAGAAAGCAATCTATGGATTAAAGCAGTCATCAAGAGCTTGGTATCACAAATTATGCACAACTCTCAATGGAAGAGGGTTTGTGAAATCAGAAGCTGATCATACTCTCTTCACCCTCACAAGCAAACAAGGAATTGTGGTGCTTCTgatatatgtagatgatatcatAATCACATGAAGTGACAAGGAAGATATATCATCACAACCAAAGCTTTTCTTAAGTCTACttttgatattaaagatttAGACGAGCTAAAGTATTTTTTAGGGATATAAATATGCCGCTCTAAAAAGGGTCTTTTCATATCTCAAAGAAAGTACACACTTGATATGTTAAATGAGGCTGGAGAACTTGGAAGAAGAGTAGCCAAAACACCACTTGAAGAAGGGTACAAAGTCTTGCGTGAGGGGGAGTTTGAAGACAAACTATTTGGAGACTTCAAGCTCTATAGGAGGATGGTTGGAAAGCTGATCTATTTCGCCATTACAAGACCAGACATCTGTTTTGCTGTGAACCAAGTCAGCCAGCATATGCAAGCACCGAAGGTCCATCATTGGAGTATGGTGGAAAGGATCATAAGATTCCTAAGGGACCTCCGGGTCAAGGTGTTTGGATGGGTTGCAACAAGAGCACAGAGATTGTGGGAtattgtgatgcagattgggctggtgatagagTGGATAGGAGGTCTACTACATGTTATTGCACCTTCATTGAAGGCAATCTAGTTATGTGGAAAACCAAGAAGCAAAAGGTGGTATCATGTTCAAGTGTTGAGGCAGAGTTAAAGCAATGAGGAAGCTGACTAGTGAGCTCATTAGAATCAGAATGCACTGTGATAACCAGGCAGCCATTCATATAGCTTcaaactcagtgtttcatgaAAGGACAAAACACATTGAAGTGGACTGTCACAAGGTGAGACAAGCTGTGGAGCAGGTCATTCTACCTTGATACACTAGAAGTGAAGACCAtctagctgatatcttcaccaaaagAGCAAGTACTAAGGTCTGTGAGTTCATTCATATGAGATTGTGACTCATAGACCTGACTAGATCATGATCCCCTTAAGCCATGAAGtatttactctttttcctttgtgTGTTTTTTGTCCCATTGGATTTTTTCACACAAAAGATTTTAACGAGGGATGTCTTCATGTGTTCCAAGCTTAGCCATACCTTATGGTAAAGCTCGAGAGGGAGTATTGAcatgaagaaataaaaagaagaagttttATCTAGCAAGGTCTGCCCAAGGTTAAAGGAAATCAAACAAGGCCTGCCAAAATGAACAGTACCCGCAAAGCGTAAGTAAAAACAtacagatattttattttagcttCCCTAGTAAGCCAAAGGTGTTTGACTACTAGAGTAAACTTGTTCTATTCTGCTTCTCTCTCTTGATAACCTATTGTAATGATATGTTTCAGATCTAAGGAAATTATTCTCTCATTCTCTAGTTCTTACATTTTGAAgtctctcattctctctctctcgtgttcttcatgttcttcattctctAGAAACTAACATTCTATTACATCTCATATTCTCACAATTGTAACAAAAAATGTATGATTTGCATATACCCATGGAAAAAGCTGAAAATTCCGTAGCAGTTATGGCATCCGCAAACAAGGTCCATAAAACTCACAGAGCTAGTTCTTATTATTGCTGAGAAATGGTGGCACGACACCAAAACCTTCGTTTTCCCTTGGGGTGACAACCACAACACttgaagatgtaatggttctttaaGGTAGAATTCTCTGTTTTAGGTTTGAACGTGAATCTTTCCTTGTGTTGTGGTATAGCTATTTGTGTGTCCATCTACACTTTTAGCATCTCTATGAAACTATTTTTCCAATCGTTGTGCATCTTTCTCTAGGTTTGAACGCAATCGTTGTTGGTTTGATTACCTATGTTAGGtccataaaaaatatgtaaatgctTAGTATTTTACAACGTTTCTTTTGTTCTCTCTGCTAAACATTTTCAGAAACCATCTTGGGAGAAAGCAGCTGAAATAACAAGACAAAGGTATgtagttctgtttttttgttttttttttcctttctgtTTGTTACTAAACGTTGAAGAATCATCAAGTTCATGCTTTTCTGATGATTTCTGTTTGGAATTGCAGATATAATCCTGAAACTGATGGGCGTGTTCTTCTAGGAAGCGTTGATTGCACAGAAGAAACTACTCTATGCAAGAGGTATATATACCAAGTTTGATGTTTtctcatctttctttttgttgtagtttaatgtatcaaatgaaaattttcagGAACCATATACAAGGCTACCCATCTATAAGGATTTTCCGCAAAGGCAGTGATCTTAAGTGAGAAAATTGATCTTCATGTCATCTACTTAAAACCATTTATTATTCTCTCTTTCTATAACTCCACATCCTCTTTGATGATAATGTTCACTCTCAAATCGTTGTGCAGGGAGGACCATGGCCACCATGAACATGAATCTTACTATGGAGATAGAGACACAGAGAGCATACTCAAGGTAATACTAATCTCAATTAGATTCAACCATTAGGAATGAATATATGATTGCACCAGTTTGTACAAATTTACAATGATTTGTTTCATCCAGATGGTGGAAGATCTGCTCAAATCTATCAAAAAGGAGGACCACAAGTTAGCTTTAGATGGTAAAACTGATAATGTGGCTTCAAGTATTAAAAAGGCACCAGTTAGTGGTGGTTGTAGAATCGTAGGCTATGTGCGTGCCAAGAAGGTAAAAGTGAAGTTATCAATGTTCTAGTTTTTATCTTCTAATGGTGTGCCATTTTGGTATTGATATTGGTTTTTGATTCAGGTCCCTGGAGAAATCATTATCTCAGCTCATTCAGGAGCTCATTCGTTCGATGCTTCTCAAATGAACATGTCTCATTATGTTTCCCATCTCTCCTTTGGTAAAATGATTTCAGAAAGGTTGTTGACTGATATGAAACGCTTAATGCCTTATCTTGGCCTAAGCCATGACAGGCTTAATAACAAATGGTTAGTAAATGAAGGACAGTTTGCTGCTAATGTTACCGTAAgtcccacaattttttttttttttttactttcctaGTCGGGGTTTACACTTTACGTGTGAAAATACAGATCGAACATTATCTTCAAATAGTCAAAACAGAGGTCGTTTCAAGAAGATTCGGTCAAGAACACTCAGTGATTGAGGAGTATGAGTATACGGCTCATAGCAGCGTGGCTCATGGTTACTATTACCCTGTTGCCAAGTTTCGCTTTGATCTCTCTCCTATGCAGGTTTCTCTTTCAGCATTTGATCTCTCACCAGTCACCAATGTCAATTCATGCTCTTCTCTCTTAAAAACCTTCCCTATGTTTTTTGCAGGTCTTAATAAGTGAGAACCCAAAGTCATTCTCACACTTCATCACAAATGTTTGCGCCATCATAGGTGGTGTTTTCACggtatagtatttttttttgttcattctcTCAGTCTTAACTTTGTTTCATTTGCTTATGTACTCCATGGTAACTGTATGATTCTGCTTGTTGGGTTTTAGGTTGCGGGGATACTAGATTCGATATTTCAAAACACATTCAGACAGGTGAAGAAGATCGAGCTTGGAAAAAACATTTGATCAAGAGTGAGTGAGTGGTTTAGATGTTACTTCTTTTCAGTTTCTTGTAAGatcttaaaatcattaaaaaatctCAGTTCTTACATACCTTCTAGACTATGTTTGTTTTGGAATATCAGTTTCAGAGGATAAGGAAACAATGTTGGCTGTACATCTTTATTTCTTCATGATTCTGATACGATGGGCCAATTAGGGATGCAAGAGGTATTAAAGGACGTGGCTTGGGAGGGAACAAGTGCACATGGTATGTTGGGATCACACATAGAGGTGTGGGTGACGTGGAAGATCTGCACGTGTGTAATGGCTCCATGACATGACTTGATAAATTTCTTGATAAAAGACTCCTTATGATCCTCTCAGCTATTTATACTCTCAGCTAACCCTTATTCCTCACACATACTCGTGAGCCATTACACACGTGCAGATCTTCCACGTCACCAACACCTCTATGTGTGATCCCAACATACCATGTGCACTTGTTCCCTCCCAAGCCACGTCCTTTAATACCTCTTGCATCCCTAATTGGCCCATCGTATCAGAATCATGAAGAAATAAAGATGTACAGCCAACATTGTTTCCTTATCCTCTGAAACTGATATTCCAAAACAAACATAGTCTAGAAGGTATGTAAGAACTGagattttttaatgattttaagatCTTACAAGAAACTGAAAAGAAGTAACATCTAAACCACTCACTCACTCTTGATCAAATGTTTTTTCCAAGCTCGATCTTCTTCACCTGTCTGAATGTGTTTTGAAATATCGAATCTAGTATCCCCGCAACCTAAAACCCAACAAGCAGAATCATACAGTTACCATGGAGTACATAAGCAAATGAAACAAAGTTAAGACTGAgagaatgaacaaaaaaaaatactataccGTGAAAACACCACCTATGATGGCGCAAACATTTGTGATGAAGTGTGAGAATGACTTTGGGTTCTCACTTATTAAGACCTGCAAAAAACATAGGGAAGGTTTTTAAGAGAGAAGAGCATGAATTGACATTGGTGACTGGTGAGAGATCAAATGCTGAAAGAGAAACCTGCATAGGAGAGAGATCAAAGCGAAACTTGGCAACAGGGTAATAGTAACCATGAGCCACGCTGCTATGAGCCGTATACTCATACTCCTCAATCACTGAGTGTTCTTGACCGAATCTTCTTGAAACGACCTCTGTTTTGACTATTTGAAGATAATGTTCGATCTGTATTTTCACACGTAAAGTGTAAACCCCGACtaggaaagta from Brassica oleracea var. oleracea cultivar TO1000 unplaced genomic scaffold, BOL UnpScaffold00876, whole genome shotgun sequence includes:
- the LOC106320301 gene encoding protein disulfide-isomerase 5-3-like: MRKLTSELIRIRMHCDNQAAIHIASNSVFHERTKHIEVDCHKVRQAVEQCKCLVFYNVSFVLSAKHFQKPSWEKAAEITRQRYNPETDGRVLLGSVDCTEETTLCKRNHIQGYPSIRIFRKGSDLKEDHGHHEHESYYGDRDTESILKMVEDLLKSIKKEDHKLALDGKTDNVASSIKKAPVSGGCRIVGYVRAKKVPGEIIISAHSGAHSFDASQMNMSHYVSHLSFGKMISERLLTDMKRLMPYLGLSHDRLNNKWLVNEGQFAANVTIEHYLQIVKTEVVSRRFGQEHSVIEEYEYTAHSSVAHGYYYPVAKFRFDLSPMQVLISENPKSFSHFITNVCAIIGGVFTVAGILDSIFQNTFRQVKKIELGKNI